CATTTCAAAAAGATCATTAATAAATTCCCTCTCCCTTATTCCATAAAGAAACGGCGTAAATGCACCCATATCAGATGAAAAAGAACCAAACGCTATAAGATGGCTTGAGATCCTATTAAGTTCTGCCATTATTACCCTTATTATCTGCGCCCTTCTCGGGATCTCGATATTTAAAAGTTTCTCAACGGTTAATGCATAAGCAAGGTTACAGTTCATAGATGCAAGGTAATCAAGCCTATCTGTGAACGGCGTAAACTGAGGGAATGTAACCCTTTCAGCTATTTTCTCAAGACCTCTATGAAGATAACCTATATGCGGTGTGGCATGCTCAACGATTTCACCATCGGTCTTCAGTAATAGCCTCAGCACCCCATGCGTGCTTGGATGCTGCGGCCCCATATTTACGTACATGAATCTTTCATCTACCTGCGTCATTTACACATTCCATGTATGGTATCGTTTTGGATAAACATAATCTTTTCGCATCGGATAGCCTTCCCAATCATCCGGTAAAAGGATCCTCCTTAGATCTGAATTCCCGTCAAAAATAATGCCGTACAGATCATAAGCCTCCCGTTCATACCAGTTTGCGCCTCGCCAGAGCATCTCGATAGTAGGTACATGGGGATTATTCCTGTCTGTTTCCACTTTTAATACGATCTTATGCTTGTGTTGCATTGAACCGAGATGATACGCAACCATCAGTTTGGATTGCTCTTTAAGGTCTACGCCGCTAATTGATATAAGCGATGTAAACTCCATGCCCGGTTCGTTTTTTAAAAAACCGCATACCTCTACAATTGAGCTTCCGTCTACAACGACGGCATTGGGAAAGGTATTTTCTTGAAAATCCTTTATCCTGTCATGAAACCTATTAACAAGTAATTGATGTATATCTTTCGCTTCCATTAGCTCTTTACCAGATTCTTCTTCTCCATGATCTTCTGCTGCAGCTTTATTATGCCGTCAATCAGTGCCTCCGGCCTTGGCGGACAACCGGGGACATATACATCAACAGGAATTATCTGATCCACTCCTTTAAGTACGGAATATGAATCTTTAAAGAACGGGCCGCCTGTATTAGCACAACTGCCCATTGCTATTACATACTTCGGAGAAGGCATTTGATCGTACAGTTTTTTCACCCTGTCTGCCATCTTGTGCGTAATTGTCCCTGCAACAATTATCAGATCGGACTGTCTCGGTGTTGCCCTAAAAACAGAGCCGAACCTGTCAAGGTCATATCTTGACGCACCCGCCTGCATAAGTTCTATCCCGCAGCACGCCGTTGCAAAAAGCATATACCAGAGTGACGATTTTTTCGACCAGTTTAAAAATTTATCAACCGTCGTAAATAACATATTCGGGGGTAAACTATTTTCTAATACACCCATAATGTTCCACCTTTTTAATCCTCATCAAGATTGCCAAGCTCTTTGATCCAGTTTAGATCACCCATGCCCCATACATAAGCTAAGCCTACAAGAAGTATGACTATAAATATGAGTACATCCCAGAATGCCATCCATCCTATTGATTTATAAACAATTGCCCACGGGAACAGAAATACGGCTTCAACATCAAATATGATAAAGATCAAAGCAACAACATAAAACCTTATATTAAAGGTAATCCAGCTATTTCCAATGGTATCCTCTCCGCACTCGTACGTATTCATCTTTGTCAGGTTAGGCTCCGCTGGTCTGATAAGCCTTGCAAGAAAAAGGCTAACAGCAACAAACAAGCTTCCTACAACTATAAAAGTAAATACGTTTGCAAAATTAAACATCATAAATTTTATCCATTGTATACAATATACTATTGCATAAATTACATACATCAAAAAGCCTTGTCAAGGATTGGTGCAAAGATTGTTGTTTTTGACAAAGCTTTGCATGCGTGTTAGAGAAAAATTCAATTTATGGGTTTACAGAGGCTTCCATGGTATTTAAAAAAAACACTTGTGCTGAGCGGCAGTGTTCATCAAACAAAAACACTGCTCAGGATACATGAACTTCATACCGTTTGTGAATCAGCAAGATGCCCCAATATAAGCGAATGCTTCGAATTAAATAGGGCAACTTTTCTGATCATGGGGAATATATGTACAAGAGCATGTAAGTTCTGTTCAATCGATAAAGGGAAGCCCTTAAAGCTTGATTCCCATGAGCCGGAACATATCGCAAAAACCATTAAAGAGCTTGGCATAACGCATGCTGTTGTAACATCGGTTACAAGAGACGATCTCGAAGACAGCGGTGCGGACCACTTTTATCAAGTGGCGAGTGAAATAAAAAGATATAACTCCTCCATAACGGTAGAATTGCTTACACCAGATTTTAAAGGTAAAAATGATGCAATACTGCGTGTGCTTGATGCGGATTTTGAGATATTCAATCACAACCTTGAAACAGTGCCGTCTCTTTACAAAAGTGTAAGAATAGGTGCTAATTATAAACGTTCTTTAGACGTTTTAAACTTTGTGAAAAGGCATAAAAAAGTGCTTGTAAAATCAGGGTTAATGGTAGGTCTTGGTGAAACTACAGATGAATTAAAAGCTGTTCTTGTTGATCTGAAAAATGCAGGCTGTGATATCGTTACGATAGGACAATACTTAATGCCAACATTAAAAAACATACCCGTCCATGAATACATAAAAGAACCGATCTACAGGGAGTATGAGAATTACGGCAGGGAGATCGGTATAAAGTATGTGTATGCCGGTCCTCTTGTGAGGAGTTCTTACCATGCACAGGAGATAAAAGATCTGATAACCTAAGATTCGGCCGGCTCAGTTGATCCATATAGTCTATGGCAACCGTGAGGGAAAACAGGAATCTCCATTGCCCTTCTCAGCGAAAAAGATCCCGTTC
This portion of the Deltaproteobacteria bacterium genome encodes:
- a CDS encoding NADH-quinone oxidoreductase subunit C; translated protein: MEAKDIHQLLVNRFHDRIKDFQENTFPNAVVVDGSSIVEVCGFLKNEPGMEFTSLISISGVDLKEQSKLMVAYHLGSMQHKHKIVLKVETDRNNPHVPTIEMLWRGANWYEREAYDLYGIIFDGNSDLRRILLPDDWEGYPMRKDYVYPKRYHTWNV
- a CDS encoding NADH-quinone oxidoreductase subunit B, coding for MGVLENSLPPNMLFTTVDKFLNWSKKSSLWYMLFATACCGIELMQAGASRYDLDRFGSVFRATPRQSDLIIVAGTITHKMADRVKKLYDQMPSPKYVIAMGSCANTGGPFFKDSYSVLKGVDQIIPVDVYVPGCPPRPEALIDGIIKLQQKIMEKKNLVKS
- a CDS encoding NADH-quinone oxidoreductase subunit A, with product MMFNFANVFTFIVVGSLFVAVSLFLARLIRPAEPNLTKMNTYECGEDTIGNSWITFNIRFYVVALIFIIFDVEAVFLFPWAIVYKSIGWMAFWDVLIFIVILLVGLAYVWGMGDLNWIKELGNLDED
- the lipA gene encoding lipoyl synthase, with the translated sequence MGLQRLPWYLKKTLVLSGSVHQTKTLLRIHELHTVCESARCPNISECFELNRATFLIMGNICTRACKFCSIDKGKPLKLDSHEPEHIAKTIKELGITHAVVTSVTRDDLEDSGADHFYQVASEIKRYNSSITVELLTPDFKGKNDAILRVLDADFEIFNHNLETVPSLYKSVRIGANYKRSLDVLNFVKRHKKVLVKSGLMVGLGETTDELKAVLVDLKNAGCDIVTIGQYLMPTLKNIPVHEYIKEPIYREYENYGREIGIKYVYAGPLVRSSYHAQEIKDLIT